TTGGCGACATCCATGGTATTTCCACATCATCTGTGTGTAGAGCAGTGAAAAGAACAACTACAGCAATATGTCAGCTGCTTCCAACGTTCGTGAAATTCCCTGCTGACTTTGCCTCAACTCAGCGCGAGTTTTACAATATTGCCGGTAAGATGTCTTATAAATGATTTACATAGAGCATGGCCTTACTCGGTATTGTTTTGTATCCGCATTTATAGCTCTATCTAGATAAGGCCCGTGAAGATCTAAGTTGAACTATCTAATTTAGGCTCATGAGTTTACAGTAGCTGTACTGTCACTGTATGGCGACCGTGGTAGAAAGTCATGtttacttaaatcaatatcatcgTAAAGCAAATGGAtaaacatatttgttactcaaCAACTTgctgtaggatcatttaatctacatgCAAGATAAAGGATTTAACATGGAATGGACGGAAGCTGAAGTTTCATGACATTTTCGACATCGTGAAAACtgatgattttcgaaaggatgaaCTTTTTCTAACCAAAacccagttcataacctgtgtaaatgagctttgtgttttgtgttttaaccaaaacacaggtcattgtgcattttatggctggtgtaagtCAACTGCTAATAACACACGATGACCCAACAAATGATTGCAGTTTTCTAGTGTGCATTGTAAGTAGccttgtaaatttaaaaattgctTCACTTTCACTGTAGGGTTAACGcacttttttttgtgtaacaacatctgcagaatcccaagggattggttggtgcacgagcccgtagggcgagtgcaccagcatagcccgagggattcggcagatgttgtttcacgaaacaaacgtgtgttatcgctattcttgcataaaacacaactaaagtgctggaaatatcgaaaaaacacgactattcagctgacattagccgatcgaagtcggccgtttcaggttgtgatggacacatgttttatttatgcatttccagggcctacataaacagtgcatattttatacatgtcgaacggacattcttgatgtggtaatttctttaatattaaatatatgtaaaataagtatgactccccctttttccgatatatcggtaggaactttagctttagaggttCGGAATTATGAAAAAAGtgcatacacggcatcctgtctttacacaatttgcaggtgaagtgccgacagaacacaattctgcttggtttaaatcaacagtctgtcccttacgctttttaaatgtaaacattatcgtttaatagaaattggtatcgagacctatattcttcatatcgTTAAAAATGACATCTCTAGGCCTATTATATaacgtagaaaattttgctttgcaccccaccccatcgcgatcaaagtttgataaacacaaaaatttgaatttttccaacatcgatataatcaacttagattggatttataaactcaaacatggttggtgagatctacaaataaattgaaaaatatataataaataccttctgttcatcaaatgttcattaactatggaaaaatccttcaaacttaacgcttcgtcatgtttatgctttacattacacaccatcactacatcagtagactgcatagatgtgtaaagtagacaaatattttttttaagttttagtgtaagatttaaagttagcatgtcaactttctgaactcaaattaatttggaaaacgaaattgtattttcgtaaatgttgtttgcctatcattttcagggattaaatcgcggcgtgtaaacttactttgagtcaaatacgcgtaataatacaataataaggagcgtcaatgcagtcgcgtatcaagagagttagcacttattacaagttaaagtaaagttaggttgaaaaatgatatttttaataaaaatgcagatgaaaagatttcataaatctcggacctttcgacttcggccaaaattgattcgggatccataatttgcttacgttggacccgcaacagcatattcaaaacgttcaccaacagcgcgtgctcacgagaatcaccttgtttgtacacgttttttccctgtttgtgcttgcccgaaatcggcaaaaaacaaaggttttatgcaagaatgtttatTCCTGCTGATAAGGGCATATTATATATAcagtacagtatatatatatatatgaagttttGCTTACACAGGATTTCCGAAAGTTGTAGGATGTGTAGATGGGACGCATGTGAAAGTACAGGCACCAACTGAGAATGAGCCAGATTATGTCAACAGGAAGGGAGTACATTCAATAAATGTACAGGtaatgtgaataaaaataaatattctcaatatttacattcacactattcttttcttttgaaaattatttgtatttacagTAAAAAAATGGAACAAAGTTAAATCAATTCTGCATAGTGAGAATGTGGTGCTGTATTGACTACTTCTGTGTATAGTAAGGGAAAACATTCCTTGGATGATGTCGCAGTTAttctgtctggtgaacagaatgaaagattcatggatttgccaatcCTCTTCTTGCACACTAGACTGGTGTTTCCGTTGATTTTTACCCATGCTGGCAGCCATGCCAGAAGACTGtcatgctgttaatgacaactagtatTCATGCACTGATAGTATATCGCAAAATACGAAATAAAAACAGTTACAGTTTCTCTTGGGTTctcatagtatatttctcgattcaaaatatgtAAGATTACCGTAAGAATATAATGTtatgctacaaacgataaaactaaaatgCAACTTTGTTATAGTGCTTATCACAAAACATCGTGACGTCACCTCTGCGTACCAAAGCTAATTTTCCttgctttgtgttcattctcttcTATAataaagagtgctacaaagaaagtatttctacctgctATTTGTATAATAccgtatgcaagaaaaataatctgacaGAATAAAACGCTAACATGTATATGATATGCAAGACAAAATATCTGCAATGTGTTTACgtatcggatagaaatatctgtctCTTGGCCACCTttgcatgggcggtaattcggcatgCCTCTTTACCCCACAATGCACAGGTGACCttgggacggatatttctatccgattcgtaaatacatgacagatattattattctggCGTTCATTTCAcataaacaccaaaaaaaaagaaacctatAATTTCTTAATTCAATAATCAACATAAAATGTGCAGAATGAAAATGTAGTTcaagtaagaaatgaaaaaagCACTAAAGCAACAAAACGCATTGTTACCATGCGTAATTTACACATTTGAGTCAACAATcgctttctttcaaatttagatGGTGTGTGACGCACGTTTTATGATCACCAAAGTTGTTGCTAAGTGGCCAGGAAGTGTCCACGACAGTCGTATTTTCAGAGAGTCAGGATTATGTAGAAGATTTGAAGAAGGTCAGTATTATATAACTCTACTACAGTAAACAGCGATTGCTGCTTATTGTGattgaaaatatgttaaaatttggaTGATGAATAATACAAgatattaaactcgttgaataaaataataaattacgaggctctgtcgagcattttatcaattttattcaataagtttaataaattcaatgtgaaaaaatcacaaatgtaatattctttttatcacatgttagccttttttgttgaaacatcaaaaagtCGACtgtcttttactatataaacaatacaatttgaccgacgtcgcctatattATAAATGAcatcaacgtcaaagctttattacactagtgtattatcatttttatttaattgctttattacactcccgcaacgtcaaacatgtgataacatAGCATATTTgagccaagttatttcaaaatatcttcatggatggcagagtaatttaccggacacgaaacaggccATATAACCTTTGAtagctaagtgtgaccttgaccttggagctaggtgtcTAAATCTTGCGCATGACTCATCTCATGTATGCCcaaatattttaaagtcatttcaTGGAGTTATGGACCGTACACGAAGTGTGACAGGATAGATTTAGAACACAGTCTATTTCTATGCCCcgttttcttcgaaa
This region of Mercenaria mercenaria strain notata unplaced genomic scaffold, MADL_Memer_1 contig_3356, whole genome shotgun sequence genomic DNA includes:
- the LOC128552988 gene encoding putative nuclease HARBI1 — translated: MAAVERRMRRIRRFQPIERVFRDRNNPLENLSMLEIFSRYRFMPESILVLTGMIFDVLDSPTMRSLPLPPLLSVLVTLHFYASGSHYMAIGDIHGISTSSVCRAVKRTTTAICQLLPTFVKFPADFASTQREFYNIAGFPKVVGCVDGTHVKVQAPTENEPDYVNRKGVHSINVQVM